In Ursus arctos isolate Adak ecotype North America unplaced genomic scaffold, UrsArc2.0 scaffold_10, whole genome shotgun sequence, the DNA window AGCTTGGAGGCTCTAAGAAGACACGGAGACACCAGCACACTCCCCAATGACCAAGCAATAGTTTAAACATGAAGTTTCAGTCTCCCAGGAAGATTTAAATAAGTGAACCATCTGTTGCCAGTGTTCAGTCTTATAAAAGACACTCTAAGATCTATGGTGACCAGCAAAAGCTAGTGGTGACCGGAGGCATTCAAGGGTCTCTGTCTTGTCTATGTTTTCTCACACCAAGGCCCATACTTTCCCCACACTCCCACACTCCtaaacacacacaccctttccATTTGCACCAGCCGTATGCAGGTATTGAGCTATCCAACACAATGGGCTGTGTCATACCTTTGTTGTCCTTCTGTTCTGTCTTCCAGGGCCTGGTGAGACCTCGGCAGCTCCTGGGCAGAGTCTGCCACCTCCATCGCTGTGCCCTATCCATGTCTTCCTTGCACAAGCActtcggtgtgtgtgtgtggtcgcAGGTCGCCTAGTGACTGTGTATGCAGAGCTCACTCATCTCATCCTTAGGGCCCGGAACAAGAGCCATGAAGTTTTGAAAAGTAAGTAATGTTAAATATTCAAGTGTCATTAATTTGTTGTTCATTATATTTCtctcatattcattcattcattcattcattcattcaatttcagatgtttattgagcacctactgtgtgccaggcagtatGCTCAATCCAGCTTTCATGGtctctttccttaaaaatattctcaacaaGCATCTTAAAATTAACCTTGGAGGGTTGTGCTAATAGTGTGTGTTCAAGTTTTGGGGTGAGTAgcagaaaaaaataccatcttATATTTACGgaagtgatttatattttttacaaagcACTTTACAATCTTTGGTCAAGCCACTCATGGTTAAGTAGGGTTTTGCTCATTCCTCCTCCAGGGGACCATGGGAGGCAACATGGTTCTAAAATCTGAGCTGTGTGTCCTCTCTGGAGCAAACATATGTGTTCACCAGCTCCTGATGCCACTTTGAAACGGGGATGGGTGACAGATGGCATTTGTGCCACTCCAAGCATTGTAGGTGGCACTCAGCCACTCTGCTGCATTACTATCGCTTtgtacattttcttcctttcccttctttctctttcctctttgctgtctttcttttcccttcccctttctctctttcagatgACTTTATCATCCCATACATAGGTACCCTTGGGCATTACTTAGCATCTGACATTTGACTTCCCTTCATTCCTAGGCTGGATTACACCCGAACTCCAGAATgtaaagtggggggaggggagggtcagaaCTGGTCCAGCCTGTGTGTCCCTCAGGCTGTTGATGACTCCATTCCATGCCAGACACCCTGAGGTGAATGAGCTGAACCAGCCACTCAGCCTGGGACATCAACAAGGAAGGACCCAGGAAAGGGACAGTATGGCTTTGTCTAGTTTAAGCAGAAGAACTTGAAAGATATATTCAGCTCCGTGTAGACAAAGGCCTGCTAACGGAGTCTAGGCTTTCTGCTTAGGGTTTCACACCATTGCAAAGTCAGGGAATAGGAGCAGAAAGGCAATGCTTGCTTTCACCCATCACATACAGAAAACCCCCCTTATCCCAGCATTAATTTCTCCAAACCTGCCTGGGAACAGTGAATCTTGACTGACCCTGATTTATTggagcagaagaggaaaagaaacagctGGCCCTAAATGTCAAGGTGAGGAGTGTAGCCTGGCTAGAAAGAGAGCCAAGAGTGTTCTGTGGGGTGTAGCACGTGACTGGGATCCTCAGGCCTGGAGGGACCAGGAGCCAACTCAAGTGGGAGGTGTTGGGAATGCGAAGTCGGCTGTAGACTCAGCACATTAAAAATGTCAAGAACAAGGCAGAGAATAATGCGAGGGGAAGAGTGCCTTCTGTTTTGTGGGAGGCAGGTTATGAAATGTTAGAAGCGCACGTTTGCTTTCATGTGTCTGCTTTGTTGCAACTCCAGTCTGCTGTCTGCTGGAACCCAGGAGAACTGATGGGAAGGTGGCATCCAGCAACCTGCTCCCATTCTGGGGAGTCCTGGCTCTACCTTCCCATGCTCCAGAGATTCTCCTGCTGCTGCGTGAAGAGGAATTTACGGAGCAAGTCAATTCAGGCGAGCTCAACGAAAGTGAGCACTTATGGCGCTGCTCATCAGGCCTGAAAGCTAGTAAGGAGATGCCGAGGCCACACCTGCTCAGAAGTCCATGTGGTCGgcaaaacaagataaaacagTGGGGAACCTCCAGGCTGACTTCAACTTGGTATTGTTTTTAAAGGCATTGAGCTCAGTTCTCTGTTTCTCATCCGTGCAGCTCTGATGCAGGGACCCTCCTGGATATATAGGAGAAGGGGTTATTCTTCCAACCTGAAGAACTCTGTAATTTATTACTACCAGAGCCACAGTCTTCCTGTTCAGCGCCCAACCAGGAAATGCACACTTGCCATTCTCAGCAGGAACCTGACTGTGTTGAAGGCCCCCACACATGAGGTGCTCCTGGGAGGAAGGATCTGGGCCACTGTCTTAGGGGGAACTTCTGGAACTTAGTTTCCCTATTGGTAAAACCTAAGTAATAATACCTGCCCAATTCACCTCCGAGAGTTGTGGGCAGACTGAAAGGAACCCATTCATGTGTCTGGAAGCACCTTCAAATGGAAGGGATGCTCATTGCTCAGCATTGGCCCATTACACTGATTTTAGGCCCTGTGGCAGGGGTCTTGCTGGAGATCTTTCTCTCACTTCAAGTGCGGCATTCTGTTCTGGGAGGTTAGAATGTCCTTTGGTATAGAGAAAACTAGGCCACTGTTTGCAGTAGGTCCAGGTGGACCAAGTCCAGGACCGGGACGCTTTCAGGGGCTCTCAGAATATCCTCTGGGGATGGGCCGAGCAGGCCTGCTTGCTGCCTGGGTGGCGCCCAGACCCTCCTATCTCTTCATTTGCCTTTGTGTCAAACAGCAAATTCCTGAATCACTGTACAAAGTGGTGGTTGGAGCAACATAACTTCCCCAAAACATGGCTAGGGATCCCACGGTAATTAGCATGTGTCACTAAGGCCTCTGGGATGTCACCAGAGAAGCACATGTCAGTTGGACCCGATCTATCCAGCTAAATCAAAGAATGCTTTTTAGTCCCTCAGGACGGGCTGCCCTCAAGGGTGAACTCAATGCCCGAGGGTTGGAAAAACTAACAATTCTGAAAGAGGATTCAAGGTTTATCACACAAGCAATCACTGGGGACAATGCTCAGGTCTGTAACAACGGTGACAATACTCACTGTAATATTTAGTGTGGGCTCAGCCAAGGTCTTTGGGGAGTAATAGTGTGGGGAGGGGTGCTGAGCCCTCCACCCAGGCTCCAAAAGAAAAGCTCTTATCATTACCCTGTTAAAAACAGTGTAAGCAAAGCAACTCTGACGGAAACTGTTGATCGTGAGGGAGAGACTTGAGGGAGATTCTGAGCAGTTCCCAGAATAAATTCCCACGTAAATTCAAAGAATGCTAGTGGAGAGAAgccactgctctctctcttttaagcCAAATAATATATCTTCCTGCCGGAACAGAGTTGTTCTTGGCAATTGGAAGTAAATGCGAGGAGGGAATCAAAACACGATGCCTGAGAAAGGAATCCATAAGAAATCTGAAGGCATGGACATGgtgagaaataacaaagaaagatGAGTTGGTAGCAGGAACAAAAGTGAACTGTACCATAGGCGATGGCTCATTGGCTCTTAGAATAGGGTTGGTGATGCCACGTACTTAGTAGTAGGGCTGGGGCAGTCAAGCTGAAGATCCATGtgtccttcctttccattctgaGGGCTCAGGGGAAGGTCCCTGCCCAGCCGTGGAAACCTCAGGTCAGGCTTTTGGAAGCTGAGGCCCCAGCCCCCGCTGCCTCCTTGCACCAATTCTGGAAGGACACTCCAGGACCAAATCAGCGAGGCCTCACCTTGTGATAGAAAAAGTCAACACAGAAGGTAGTGAGACCTGGTAGAGAgtattctcttccctctgccttcagGTGCTGGAACTGCCTCTGGGCGACTTTGGCAAGTTTGACAATGGCAGAAGTATTTGGAGGAATTTTTTTGCTGGCAAAGGGGAGTGGATGATTGGGCATAGACATGGTGCTATAGTTCTTTGTACTAAAACTGTACATGGGCAGAAAGTCCAGATTCCTTGCACCTCTTATCACAGCTAATGTCCTAGTGCCCACGTGAAAACTCCTCAGGTATTAGCATTTGGGTAAAAATGAAGTTCTCTGTGGTGGCAAGAACAAATTCATCCTGAATGCTATACATTCCAGCTAGAGGCATCAGTGTGTGCGCATGAATCACCAGGCAGAGACGGCTACACttgcctgactccaaagtccgTGACTCACAGAACACTCACATACTCAAATACCCACTGTTTACAGGAGTACCTTTCTCCAGGTGGCTGGGAGCGGTTTACACGCAGCTAGCTCACCCTCAGCATGTCCCCTGCAGGGAGAGCAGaaggtggggaaagaggaagggtaGACATAATCATCTGCATTTTgtgcggggaaactgaggcacaaacaAGCCCTCAAGGGAAATGTGTAGACATTTATGAGTCAGACACTGCGCATGGAAGAGCCAAAATGAGCGATTCAGAATCCTAAGTAGACTTTTCTCATGCAGCCGTTCTCACACAGCCTCCAAACAGGTGAGCCAAAACGCAGACTCATTGTATCTTACGTTTATAACCAGTTTCCCACCCCTCATTCCATCTGTGACTTCTGCTCCATGTCACTGTGACCTTTTTATTGTCTTTAGAGGCCTCTCGACCCTTCTTTCCTCCTGACCTGTTCCAAGTTCTGACAGGCACCTCATTCCTGATATTTACTGCATTCTTGACCATTACCTGATCCtcaatatttctcccattttgaATCTCTACCACCCTTTCCCATTACCTGTTCCTGACCCATACACCTTGATGCCCAGAGGTAGGATTGCCAATAGGGTGAAGATTGGGGCCAGAGGGACGTTCACAGAAGGAGTATAAAATGtccattttactcatttatttttgaaaaccagAGCATTTATCGGCTGAAGTTTTAGGCCAAATCTAAATATCCTCCTGCTGAAATAACTGCAATAACTGGCTCTGTTAAAATAGCTGCATCCAAAGGACTGACAGTCTAGATGTCACCTGCTTCTGGCTGACTTTGATCCTCTTTTCTTGTGGCCTTGCCTTCTGTTGCGCTGTATTCCGGTGTGTGGTTATTCAGAAGAGAAGTTTGCACTGGGGCAGCTTTCTACTGTGTTGCTCCAAGGGAGGACTATGTAGGTGTCACACATGAAACCCGTCTAGAAGCCCAACAGGATGCTAATGGCATGGCCACGTGTTTCTACCTCCCCGTGAGGCAGCCGGGCTGGCATCAGTCCTCTCCCcaacctccttcctgcccccatccACCCACCAGCTCTTGTTGGGTCAGAAATGCAGTTCTCTGGTAGTGCCAGACAGCCAGATGAtgctggaaaaaagaaagaaaaaggaaaagcagatttCTAAATTAAGCACAagtctcatttataaaaataaatagccaCAGCCTAGCAACAAGCTGACAGCTCAGCTTCCCTTCGTGATGTAACCTCTGTGGCTGGAGCCGGGAATGACACAGCCTTCAGAGGCCCCCACGCCCTGGCCCCTCCCCATGCATAGTACTCACCCGGAGAGTGCTGACAGTGGCACTTTGAGGACCCAGCTTCTCATTCAAGGCCAACCAAGGGCCAGCCTccaaaggagcagagaggagccaGAATTTTCCAAACCTAATGAGGCCCCTAAACACCTATAAACTCTTAGTAGTAACTAACACACCTGAAGTGAAAGCAGATGAAGATCTGTGGGCTGTTCTATTGAAACAGAAGCCCCTCCTTGAGACCTTGACTTCTCCGTTCACCACTGAATGCCCAGTATCCAGCTTAGCACATGGCACACACTAGGTGGGCAATAACTGGATGGAggtatgaatgaatggatggatggttgcTGTCATCCCATCATTTCTGCCCCCCAAATTCTCTGCTCTAAACGGTGTGAActccagaagatgaagagaggtATAATCTCCTGATTATGACATGTACCAAAGAGGCAGTGTTCCCTGGGATTTGAGCCAACAGCTGGGGTGAGCACCTGCGAGGTGGTTAAAGGATGTAGACTTTTACTGCCCCAGGTGCAGGTCGTGTGGTCTTCACACATGGAGAGGGGCCCAGGGTGTGGGAGGGAGGCATACTCGGTAATAATTGtgagttctggggcgcctgggtggctcagtctcttaggcatctaccttcagctcagctcatggtcccagggtcctgggattaagccccacattgggctctctgctcagtggggagcctgcttctccctatctctctgcctgtcactccccctgcttgtgctctctctctctgtcaattaaataaatgaagtctttaaataaaataataatagtaataataataataataataataataataataataataatcagttCTCCTGAACCTTCTCTTATTCTTTAGGCAGCATCAGCTCCAAGGGTGAGGTATTGCTAAACAGAGAAGCTACAGAACAAAATAGTACATGAGTTTCTGGTGTTAGTCCTTTTGGGAAACAAAGTGGAGTCCACAGTGCCCTTGGAGTCTCCATTGGCCAAACACACCAGAAATGGACCACAGTGTGGAAGATTTAATCCCATCACCAGCCCTCCCAAGTCATGAAATGATTCAGTAAGGCCAGGGTGATTCTGACAGTCCTCAGAATACTGAACATTAAGTAATCTTCTGAATCCCATGAGGATCCTGTTGAGGTTGGAGGGGACAACCTTAACTCCTGGAAGCAGTATTTCTGTGAGGTTTCATATAGTCCCTAGTGACCAGAGAGTGGTTGAAGACAGAATGTCAAAGTCATAAATCACCATCTCAGAGCAGGGGCCCTGGGTTAAAAACGTCAGAGAAACTGACCCACAATTCAGGAATCTGTCTTTAGATACTCTTGTCTGGCCTGACCAGAAGCAGTAAAACCATATCTGTGTCAATAGGAAGAAGGTTCTTAATTAAATTCAGATGTACAAGAATATATTACCAGTCTATTTTTGGAATAATAGTCGATAATGgacaaaaaaatctaaacagCAACAAATGTAATGCAGTTGCATCGGGCTTCACTGGGAACAGCACGCAGCAGGCAAGTAGGAGTCCTCATAGACTCTAATCATTTCAATCCCACAGCCTTCCCCAAAGCACCAAAGCTGTGGTGCTGGGACATTCAGGAAGAGGGAGTCCAGCAGTGAGCTGTTTAGAGGTGTGACCACAAGGACACAGCCCCAGCAGAGGGTAAACATAGAGACTGATCAGGCTACCCTAAATCTACAGTGACGTCTTTTTGGTGATACTAAGAGTAGCCCTCTCCAGAGCAGGCCAACCATGGCACTTACAACCGCAGTCCTGTGCTCCAGCCTGAGAAGGACACAGTGTGTCCCATGGGTCCCTAACGCTCTTGCCCAGGGTTTCCACTTCTGAAATTGCTGCGTAGTGATAAGATGCAACTGACCCCCACACTCTTTAAGCATTACAGAAATTCATGAGAGCAGAAGCCAAGACTTGGCTTTGTGACCTAAACTACTtggaaactcagtttcctcatctataaaagggggAGAGTAGAAGCTCTACTCTCTGCCTCCCAAGATCGTGTAAATGAAACGCTGTTAGTTTTAAATGCTTCTCGGTCTGCAAGCCATTGTTCCATatgatgtttttttctaaattatgaaGGTACAAGTAAGAAGTTTGTTTCTGATGTGGGGAAGGCGACTTTATCACAAACTTTCAGGGTGCTGCCTGGGTTTTGGTGTACCAGGATTTGCTCCATCCTCGTCATAATCCTCATTTTTTGGCCTATTCTCTTGGCTTTACATACCAAAGACTTCTAacatttgtgtgtgcatgtgtgtttgtatgtttgtAACTGTTTCCTTTCCCTTGAAATTCTTAAATAACTGCCAGGATTCTAGAATGCATGTGAGACTTTGGGGGTGAGCATGGCCCACCCCTTCACTTTGCAGATGGAGGCCCAGGGCACAGACACTTACGCACCAATGCCCAGTCACACATTGAGTTTCACTGGCTCTGTTCTTGGCTTCTCTCACAGCCTGGTGGTGTCGGCCCTCCATTGGGTCTCTGAGGGCAACAGTTCACATTAGGTGCTTCCCTCCCTTTATAATAGCCCCATTTCCCCCAATTTGAATAACTACAACATAAGTGAGGTTTGTTATTTAGGATATAGGGAGGGTTCACTGAGTGACAATTCCTCTACCATCTGTTCACCTTCCTCTCCAGTAGATGACCTTACATCTATCTAGTAAAAAATTGAGGTTATTTTGTGTGAAACTCTCCCCTGCTTTTCTTCATACCTACCTGTCCATATGAAGAATGGTCTTTTATCCTGTTTATGACAACAACTTTACATGTTTGCTAGGCCTAGGGTGACCAATGCTCAAGACTAAGGAGGAAGTCCATGGGACTTTCAATGCTAAAAGTGTCCCAGGCAGACCAAGACAAGTTGATTGGCCCAGTAGGCCCCATACCCTTTCCCCTTTccaaacaaataacaaataattattgaatgacTTGATACTAAATAATACCACATTGCTATGTGACATTAGAAGTCAGGAAGAAaactagaatgaatgaatgaatgaatgaatgaatgaatgaatgaatgaatgaagttttttttaaagatttttaattttatttgagagagagagagcacaaggaggggaagtggcagagggaaagggagaagcaagctccccgctgagtaggaagcccagtgcaaggctggatcccaggacactgggatcatgacctgagccaaaggcagacacttaaccaactgagccacccaggcaccccccaaaaatttgttttaaaaaaaaaagatccatgcatggggagagagagagaaccaggagGAGGATATCCTACTATCCAGGTAAACAGAAGAGGACAAAATTTCCATTAAATGATTCATATAAAGATGTAGATCCCATCCATCAAGAACAAAACTTGATGGTAAATTAGGGCAATCCATATTACAAAGAAACAGACCACAAAAGAGCTTcctaattgttttaatttcatggcacacatttttaaaaattataacatctGGAACATGGGGTGAACTAGAAGGAGGAGTTACTTAAGGCCAGAGGTGAGCAACCAGGGAACTTCTGGACCAAAGAAACTCTCAACCCACTGAAGGCTGAAAGGGCCAGTATCTCAGCTCACTTGTAGCCCACCACCCTCTTTGAATCATAGAACTACAGCATTCTGGCTGAAGCACATGGGTCTAGACTCTGCTCCATTACAAATCTGAAATCCACATTTTCTCTAGGTTTCTGGTGAAACTAGCAAACCCTAGGGCAGTCAGACTCCCTCTGATGACCCAATATTTCAAAGCTTCCTTAATGGGCATTTACTACAATGAGACTGGTGTGGGTTCCTGTTTACATTTCTACTTCTTTGGTCCAGGTTTATCCCATATGTACACAGAGTTACAGGTTGAGCAATGACCTAATGACTGGCAAGAAGGAAGTAATCCTTGATCACATTCAGCCTGCATTCAGTTGCTGACCTGAAATGAGttttacaaaaacattaaaaaaaaagatattgccaacaatttaaaaaatcagaaatttctCATTAATAAATTCAGATAAACTGACTTccttgaaaaatgggaaaatctgACAACTCAGCCCAATTCCTCCCATGGTCACAGTTATCTGAGACTAAGGACCTAAGTAGTGCAGTGGATAGGAATGTTGGCcaccagggttcaaatcccatccCTGCTACTTACTGGTAACTGTATTCATGAATTTAAATTCACGAAGTCTTggtttctcattttcattttattttttatttttttaatttttattttattttattatttattttttaagaagagagtgcacatgtgcatgagcttggggggagggcgggagcctgcagagcctgatgtgggcctcaatctcacgaccctgagatcataatctgagccaaaatcaagagtcggacaaacttaactgacttagcttaactgactgagccacccaggcgccccatgtttctcatttttaaagacagTGTTAAgctaatagtatttatttttgtgtacagaaaaatgcttaaaacagtGGCTAGCATGTAAAAATCATTCAGTAAATGTCAATGATCCCCCCCTCACCTCCCTTACACAGGTAGCTTTGCTATTTTTCTGAGCATAGCTGTTAGTCTGGATAGTTCAACAAAATGAGTTTGGCAACTGTGGTGCCTCAGGTCACTAGGTAACAACTCAAGTCTGCATCCTTTCCTGGATTGATTGGCCTCATCCCCAGCCTGACACATGTCCCTTCTTCTGTGAGCTTCTCCCTCATCCTGAAGGAGCCCATAACGAAACCTGACAGCAGGGCAAAGGACATATAGCCACCCTGAGTCCTCAGACTTCCTAACTAGAGGTTTCTGGACAGAAGAAACATGGTTCCCCTAGTTGCTTCAAGGTGTCTCATCCACTTTCTAATATCAAGTCTTTCCCAGCCATTTTGCCCCGtaggtccccctccccccagcacattaaaggagaaaatcttttGAGTAATTCAGTTAGCAAGTCAGTCAACAAGAAGACAAGAATCCACAGGAAAGTATGGAGATGCTTTCCTAACAGAAAGTTGTTTTTAATAAACCAATTTCTGCTGCTAAGCAACCTTGATGATGCCTCTTGAAGAAATACAGCTAAAGAGAGTCCTTGATTGTGGATTAGGTTGATGCTTTTATGAGTCAGAAGAAGGTACCAGAGAAAGTTTAACTCAGGCAGGgatgaatgtaaaatattttgtaagaaacaaaataggaGTGGCATGTCCAGGTAGTGATGTATAAAGCATATAGTTATTTTACTCACACTTTGTAGTGTTAAGCTTGTTTGGGGAGTTAACTGTAAAGAGCTGGATTGTTCATTCATAGCTGAGTGGATGGTGTCATAGTGTGAGAGACAGTCTCCCTGGTTCTCTCAAGAAGACTAATAATTAAAGTTGTGGTTAGATCTTACACCAAACTAAGGGAGGTCCAGTGGAACTCCCTGGAAGCGAGAAAGAGCCTTTGAGGCAGATTTGATGTTGCAACTATCAAATCCCACAGCATAGTCATTATGCTAAAGAGATGAGATGAACTTGAGCCAGCCAATAAGAACAGCTGGAGAGTGGTACCATTTCCGATTGCTCCAGTCTCTTGGCTCCATTTGGAGAGGTAGGGCAGGGGCAAAGCCAGCTCCATGGTTCCTTTTGCAAAATTTAACACACACCGAGTGGCTACACCTCCCATTGCTGAAAACATGGAAAATCCTCTGGCGCAATTTCCTAagcttctaaatatatatttccccTAAGAACTAAATGTGGCTATTTCAATAAATCCAATCAGTTAACATAAAGAACAACATTTAGAGGGAGAAATGTttggagtggggaaggggaattTCTTAGAAAGTTCAaggacttcttaaaaaaaaattcaacgatttctttaaaaacttcttcATCTTTTTGGTAGTGAAAGAGTCTAATTAAAAATGCCACTATAAGCTACTGAAGATAAAACTGCTAGAAGTGTTAAAAACcactaggtttttaaaaaatatttcattcattcattcattcattcattcattcattcattcctttgagagagcaagaaagcacaacaggaggagctggagagggagagggagaagcacgctccccgctgagcagggaacccaatgcagggcacgatcctaggacctgggatcatgacctgaaccaaaggcagacacttaactgactgagccactcagg includes these proteins:
- the SMIM2 gene encoding LOW QUALITY PROTEIN: small integral membrane protein 2 (The sequence of the model RefSeq protein was modified relative to this genomic sequence to represent the inferred CDS: deleted 1 base in 1 codon; substituted 2 bases at 2 genomic stop codons); this translates as MELALPLPYLSKWSQETGAIGNASSGCLALPENCISDPTRAGGWMGAGRRLGRGLMPARLPHGEVETRGHAISILLGFXTGFMCDTYIVLPWSNTVESCPSANFSSEXPHTGIQRNRRQGHRKEDQSQPEAGDI
- the LOC130543007 gene encoding uncharacterized protein LOC130543007; this encodes MWSSTLPLVQLLLPPRLSPCAQVTAPPPTSAFHLPPVQDHLEPVICCACFSHWPGETSAAPGQSLPPPSLCPIHVFLAQALRCVCVVAGRLVTVYAELTHLILRARNKSHEVLKICCLLEPRRTDGKVASSNLLPFWGVLALPSHAPEILLLLREEEFTEQVNSGELNESEHLWRCSSGLKASKEMPRPHLLRSPCGRQNKIKQWGTSRLTSTWYCF